One Pontibacter deserti genomic region harbors:
- the thpR gene encoding RNA 2',3'-cyclic phosphodiesterase, with product MNDTIRLFIAAPLTDELGPYLKEELRPFLDDTLRPIPLQNLHLTLFFIGNVPATELDTIRKKVKEVAQQCKPFDLLLEAVEQGPKPKTPRLIWARFQEHPEFAKLSIKLAQALAPDEPNKLKPTPHITIARYRKNITRPEFKAAVFPENAITLPVTTIGIWKSDLATPHPVYSILESYLLGQNLT from the coding sequence ATGAATGATACGATCAGGTTATTTATTGCCGCCCCGCTGACGGACGAACTAGGGCCTTACCTAAAGGAAGAACTCAGGCCTTTTTTAGATGATACCTTACGGCCTATACCTTTGCAAAACCTGCACCTGACGCTGTTTTTTATAGGCAATGTGCCTGCGACCGAACTGGATACCATCCGCAAAAAAGTAAAAGAAGTAGCACAACAGTGTAAGCCATTTGACTTGCTCCTGGAAGCTGTGGAACAAGGGCCGAAACCAAAGACGCCGAGGCTGATCTGGGCAAGGTTTCAGGAACACCCGGAGTTTGCCAAACTAAGTATAAAACTAGCTCAGGCACTGGCCCCCGATGAACCTAACAAACTGAAACCAACACCACACATCACCATAGCCCGCTATCGTAAAAACATTACACGCCCCGAATTTAAAGCAGCTGTATTCCCTGAAAACGCTATTACCCTGCCTGTTACTACAATCGGTATCTGGAAATCGGACCTGGCAACGCCGCACCCGGTGTATAGTATACTGGAGAGTTACCTGCTGGGCCAAAACCTAACTTAA
- a CDS encoding phosphatase PAP2 family protein: protein MRARFKRFVSALALLSVEVVLVWSMFFACILLFVYMAHTVFVDKGTGLDAALFSFAASHTSPETTRVMRYISFFASVDYLMVVPPLIVLIFAWFRHLQWFALKVLVISLTTSLLNQALKRVFERPRPETAMLEQSGLSFPSGHAMIGGSFYGLLIYIVWRTVSNPFWRWLLTILLTFLLLLIGYSRIYLNVHYATDVLAGYSAGIIWLLITIYFMRKLEKVYIRKVERKQA from the coding sequence ATGAGAGCACGGTTTAAGCGGTTTGTAAGTGCGCTGGCGCTGCTGTCGGTAGAAGTGGTGCTTGTGTGGAGTATGTTCTTTGCCTGTATTCTGCTGTTTGTGTACATGGCCCACACTGTTTTTGTTGATAAAGGCACCGGCCTTGATGCAGCCTTATTCAGCTTTGCCGCCAGCCATACTTCCCCCGAAACTACGCGTGTTATGCGCTATATCTCCTTTTTCGCCTCTGTTGATTATCTGATGGTGGTGCCTCCTCTTATTGTTTTAATTTTTGCCTGGTTCCGGCACCTGCAATGGTTTGCCTTAAAGGTGCTGGTTATTTCGCTTACCACTTCTTTGCTAAATCAGGCGCTAAAGCGTGTGTTCGAGCGACCTCGTCCCGAAACTGCCATGCTGGAGCAATCCGGGCTCAGTTTCCCGAGCGGCCACGCCATGATCGGTGGCTCGTTTTACGGCTTGCTCATTTATATTGTCTGGCGCACGGTGTCTAACCCTTTTTGGCGCTGGCTGCTAACTATACTGCTTACATTCCTGCTTCTGCTTATAGGTTACAGTCGCATTTACCTCAACGTGCATTACGCCACCGACGTGCTGGCAGGTTATTCAGCCGGAATTATCTGGTTGCTCATCACCATCTACTTCATGCGCAAACTCGAAAAAGTATACATCCGGAAAGTGGAGCGGAAGCAGGCGTAA
- a CDS encoding MBL fold metallo-hydrolase: MQNKDPKVRHINNPKLETVKPGYKGNKIINNQFANGDELYIPDFSNVLRWKLSANPQKAEKKADTFTPPLIQNNNFLHTSEDMIVWLGHATFFIRLQGKTLLTDPVFYDLPMLKRRVGLPCAPEEFKNIDYLLLSHAHRDHLDTDSILTICRNNPEVKALTPLNAGSLIRSASRRLPYQEAGWYQRYDITPDHLEIFFVPASHWHRRGLFDMNKVLWGGFVIRTKEQTLYFAGDTGFNGHFEEIAEVFGPMDICIMPVGAYKPSFLMQKSHLNPHEAVRAYNLLRGGTFIPMHYGTFDLSDEPASEPVRLLEQIASAGLVSGLKIPAIGEPVLLRDLS; this comes from the coding sequence TTGCAGAATAAGGACCCGAAGGTAAGGCACATCAATAACCCGAAGCTGGAAACGGTAAAACCCGGCTACAAAGGCAATAAGATCATCAACAACCAGTTTGCCAATGGCGACGAACTATACATCCCTGACTTCAGCAATGTGCTCCGCTGGAAGCTCTCGGCAAACCCTCAGAAAGCAGAGAAGAAAGCCGATACATTTACGCCACCTTTAATCCAGAACAACAATTTTTTACATACTTCAGAGGATATGATCGTGTGGCTGGGGCATGCTACATTTTTTATCAGGCTACAAGGTAAAACTCTGCTTACCGACCCTGTATTTTACGACCTGCCAATGCTAAAACGCCGCGTAGGACTGCCCTGCGCCCCGGAGGAGTTTAAAAATATTGATTACCTGCTCCTCTCCCATGCCCACCGCGACCACCTGGACACAGACTCCATCCTGACGATTTGCCGCAATAACCCGGAAGTAAAAGCCTTAACCCCGCTAAATGCCGGAAGCCTGATCCGGAGCGCCAGCAGGCGTTTGCCTTACCAGGAGGCCGGTTGGTACCAGCGCTACGACATTACACCCGACCACCTGGAAATCTTCTTTGTTCCGGCTTCGCACTGGCACCGCCGCGGCCTTTTTGATATGAACAAAGTGCTCTGGGGCGGTTTCGTGATCAGAACCAAAGAACAGACTTTATACTTTGCCGGCGACACCGGTTTTAACGGCCACTTCGAGGAGATTGCGGAAGTGTTTGGCCCGATGGATATTTGCATTATGCCTGTTGGGGCTTATAAACCATCATTCCTGATGCAGAAAAGCCATCTGAACCCACATGAAGCCGTGCGCGCTTACAACCTGTTGCGCGGCGGCACTTTTATACCTATGCATTATGGCACCTTCGATCTGTCGGATGAGCCAGCAAGCGAGCCGGTTCGGTTACTGGAACAAATTGCTTCAGCAGGTTTGGTAAGCGGGCTGAAAATACCAGCCATCGGTGAACCTGTGCTGCTCCGCGACCTGAGTTAG
- a CDS encoding sodium:solute symporter, whose translation MSSTLIISLIIGYFLILITISWFTSKNTDSETFFLANRQSPWYVVAFGMIGTSLSGVTFVSIPGMVEKAQFSYLQLVLGYLLGYFVIATVLMPLYYRLNLVSIYTYLEQRFGYWSYKTGAAFFLLSRTLGASIRLFLVAGVLQLAVFDDLGIPFAVSVIITILLIWVYTFRGGMKTIIWTDTFQTTAMLVAVVTTIWLISDELNMSFQGLIDRVQASEYSQVFFWDVTDSKYFLKQFFSGAFIAIVMTGLDQDMMQKNLSCKNIGEAQKNMFWFSIILVFVNILFLTLGALLYIYANSKGIALPAKGDDVFPFLALNHFTPFLGIVFILGIIAITYASADSALTALTTSFCVDFLNFSERSEHERVRLRYIAHFGVSVVMVLVIIAFEILNSESVITAVFKVAGYTYGPLLGLYTFGLYTKRAVRDKFVPAICIIAPILTYIISANSVEWLYGYEFGFEVLILNGFLTFVGLYAISSGKIDELELAQEEV comes from the coding sequence ATGTCTTCTACCCTTATTATCAGCTTAATCATAGGCTACTTCCTTATCCTGATTACTATTTCCTGGTTCACCAGCAAAAACACTGATTCCGAAACCTTCTTCCTGGCTAACAGACAGTCGCCGTGGTATGTGGTGGCGTTTGGTATGATAGGCACCTCACTTTCCGGGGTAACGTTTGTTTCTATACCTGGCATGGTGGAGAAAGCACAATTCTCTTACCTCCAACTTGTGCTGGGCTATTTGCTGGGTTATTTCGTGATAGCTACTGTGCTGATGCCACTCTACTACAGGCTGAATCTAGTATCGATTTATACATACCTGGAGCAACGCTTTGGCTACTGGTCTTATAAAACCGGGGCGGCTTTTTTCCTGCTCTCGCGTACGTTGGGTGCATCTATCCGCTTGTTTTTGGTGGCCGGCGTGTTGCAGTTAGCTGTGTTCGATGATCTGGGCATTCCGTTTGCGGTTTCTGTAATCATAACTATACTTCTGATCTGGGTTTATACTTTCCGTGGTGGTATGAAAACCATTATCTGGACCGATACTTTCCAGACCACGGCCATGCTGGTAGCGGTTGTTACGACCATCTGGTTGATATCCGATGAACTGAATATGAGCTTCCAGGGACTGATAGACCGGGTACAGGCCAGCGAATACTCGCAGGTGTTTTTCTGGGATGTGACAGATAGCAAATACTTCCTGAAACAGTTCTTTTCCGGTGCTTTTATTGCCATTGTAATGACCGGCCTTGACCAGGATATGATGCAGAAGAACCTGAGCTGCAAAAACATTGGCGAAGCCCAGAAGAACATGTTTTGGTTCAGTATTATACTGGTGTTCGTAAACATCCTGTTCCTGACGCTGGGGGCATTGCTTTACATTTATGCCAACTCAAAAGGTATAGCCCTGCCTGCTAAAGGCGACGATGTGTTCCCGTTCCTGGCACTTAACCACTTCACCCCGTTCCTGGGCATCGTGTTTATACTTGGTATCATTGCCATCACCTACGCCTCCGCCGACTCAGCGCTAACTGCATTAACAACATCTTTCTGTGTCGATTTCCTGAATTTCAGTGAGCGTAGCGAGCATGAGCGTGTACGTTTGCGTTATATTGCGCACTTCGGCGTTTCTGTGGTAATGGTGTTGGTAATTATCGCTTTCGAAATACTGAACTCTGAAAGTGTGATAACAGCTGTATTTAAAGTAGCCGGCTATACTTACGGCCCATTATTAGGGCTTTATACGTTTGGCCTATACACCAAACGCGCTGTCCGCGACAAATTTGTGCCAGCCATCTGTATCATCGCTCCAATCCTGACCTACATCATCAGTGCTAATTCTGTAGAGTGGCTGTATGGTTACGAGTTCGGCTTTGAAGTACTAATCCTGAACGGCTTCCTGACATTTGTTGGCCTTTACGCCATCTCTTCGGGTAAAATCGACGAACTGGAACTGGCACAGGAAGAAGTATAA
- a CDS encoding ABC transporter ATP-binding protein, with amino-acid sequence MAKRGFGQTGAQDGEERKKITKESFRRGLRIFSYVLPYKIKFIVGLIFLVFSSLTFMGFPYLVGKLFDSASGNSTGILSNINVIAMGLFAVILLQGIFSFFRVYFFAQVSENAVADIRKDLYSKFMQLPISFFEKRRVGEITSRITTDVAQVQDAMSITLAELFRQSTTLIVGVIIIMWTSIKLSLFMLATFPVLIVLALVFGRRIKTLSKKTQDELANTNVIVEETLQAINTVKAFTNEMFEVARYRTTLNKAVRTAITTANYRGAFISFIIVGLFGGIILVIWYGATLVANGDIKQGDLVSFVLYTAFIGASVGGLGELYGKVQSALGATERILEILQEQEEPTDKSLRALSQVPRVQGNITYSNVAFSYPTRPDIQVLKSINFEALAGEKVAVVGPSGAGKSTIIQLLMRFYDVQAGSITVDGKDLREMDLTTLRGNIGIVPQEVLLFGGTIRENIAYGRPEATEAEIIEAAKKANAFNFIESFPEGLDTLVGERGIKLSGGQRQRVAIARAILKNPAILILDEATSSLDSESEQLVQQAMDVLMKGRTTIIIAHRLATIRKADKILVIDGGEIVEEGSHEELSANEDGIYANLLRLQFELS; translated from the coding sequence ATGGCAAAACGCGGATTCGGGCAAACAGGAGCGCAGGACGGCGAAGAACGAAAGAAGATAACGAAGGAAAGCTTTCGACGCGGGCTCCGCATTTTCAGCTACGTATTACCTTATAAAATCAAATTTATAGTTGGGCTTATCTTCCTGGTATTCTCCAGCCTTACTTTTATGGGCTTTCCTTACCTGGTAGGCAAGCTTTTCGATTCAGCATCCGGCAACTCAACAGGCATCCTTTCCAACATCAACGTTATCGCGATGGGGCTGTTCGCGGTGATTCTGCTGCAGGGTATCTTCTCATTTTTCAGGGTATACTTTTTTGCACAGGTAAGTGAGAACGCTGTAGCTGATATCCGCAAAGACCTCTATAGTAAATTCATGCAGCTGCCGATCTCATTTTTCGAGAAACGCCGTGTAGGTGAGATTACCAGCCGCATTACTACAGATGTTGCCCAGGTACAGGATGCTATGTCTATTACTTTGGCAGAGCTTTTCAGGCAGTCTACCACGCTTATAGTTGGTGTCATCATCATCATGTGGACGTCTATAAAGCTGTCGTTGTTCATGCTGGCTACTTTCCCGGTGCTTATAGTTCTGGCGCTGGTTTTTGGTCGCAGAATTAAAACACTATCCAAGAAAACACAGGACGAACTGGCAAACACCAACGTTATAGTTGAAGAAACGCTGCAGGCTATAAATACGGTTAAGGCATTTACCAACGAGATGTTTGAAGTAGCCCGTTACCGCACCACGCTAAACAAGGCAGTAAGAACAGCCATTACCACAGCCAATTACCGAGGTGCTTTTATATCCTTTATCATCGTGGGCCTTTTCGGGGGAATTATATTGGTGATCTGGTATGGTGCCACGCTGGTAGCTAACGGCGACATTAAACAAGGCGATCTGGTTTCGTTTGTATTATATACTGCCTTTATCGGGGCATCGGTAGGTGGCTTGGGTGAATTGTATGGTAAAGTACAGTCTGCACTGGGTGCCACAGAGCGTATTTTAGAAATACTGCAGGAGCAGGAAGAACCAACCGACAAGAGCTTGCGCGCCCTTAGCCAGGTACCACGTGTGCAGGGTAACATTACCTACAGCAACGTAGCTTTCTCCTACCCTACCCGCCCGGATATACAGGTTTTAAAAAGTATAAATTTCGAAGCACTCGCTGGCGAGAAAGTGGCTGTAGTTGGCCCTAGTGGTGCAGGTAAATCTACTATTATACAACTACTGATGCGCTTTTATGATGTGCAGGCTGGAAGTATAACCGTGGATGGCAAAGACCTTCGCGAGATGGACCTGACTACGCTGCGTGGCAATATTGGTATTGTGCCGCAGGAAGTGCTGCTGTTTGGCGGTACTATCAGAGAGAACATCGCTTACGGCCGCCCTGAAGCTACCGAAGCCGAGATCATTGAAGCAGCTAAAAAAGCCAACGCCTTTAATTTTATTGAGTCTTTCCCGGAGGGGTTGGATACATTGGTTGGCGAACGCGGCATAAAACTATCCGGTGGACAGCGCCAGCGTGTAGCCATTGCAAGAGCTATACTTAAAAACCCGGCCATACTAATACTTGACGAAGCCACAAGCTCACTCGACTCAGAATCGGAGCAACTGGTACAGCAGGCCATGGATGTATTGATGAAAGGCCGAACAACCATCATTATTGCGCACCGCCTGGCAACCATCCGTAAAGCAGACAAGATATTGGTGATAGATGGCGGTGAAATTGTGGAAGAAGGCTCACACGAAGAACTATCCGCTAACGAAGACGGCATTTACGCCAACCTGCTCAGGCTACAGTTTGAGCTCAGTTAA
- a CDS encoding DUF2911 domain-containing protein yields the protein MKKKLVGLALSTALLFGAGAAHAQIAIPAASPAASITQKVGLTDVSISYSRPSLRGRTFGKDVVPYGEMWRTGANSPTLIKFNDEVTIQGNKVPAGEYVLITIPTQTEWTVILHKNKELWGNTDARYNQANDQLRFKVKPQTNPRTIESFTINFANLKSNSADVELLWGKEIASFTVTTDVDSKVMAQIQEKVVNGTNVAPGMYAAAASYYLSANKDMKQALEWIKKANTNDPKFWNLHAQAKIQANLKDYKGAIKTAEQSIELAKKENNPEYVRMNEQAIAEWKKMK from the coding sequence ATGAAAAAGAAACTGGTCGGCTTAGCCCTTTCTACTGCTTTATTGTTCGGCGCAGGTGCTGCGCATGCTCAGATTGCCATTCCGGCTGCCAGCCCTGCAGCTTCGATTACTCAAAAAGTTGGCCTTACAGATGTAAGCATCTCGTATTCCCGCCCATCGCTTAGGGGCCGCACTTTTGGTAAGGATGTTGTGCCGTATGGCGAAATGTGGCGCACCGGGGCCAACAGCCCGACGCTTATCAAGTTTAATGATGAAGTAACGATACAGGGTAATAAAGTACCTGCCGGCGAGTATGTGCTTATTACCATTCCAACTCAAACAGAATGGACCGTTATCCTGCACAAAAACAAGGAGCTTTGGGGTAACACTGATGCGCGTTACAATCAGGCCAACGACCAGCTTCGCTTTAAAGTAAAGCCACAGACCAACCCAAGAACAATAGAAAGCTTCACGATCAACTTTGCCAACCTGAAAAGCAACAGTGCTGATGTAGAGTTGCTGTGGGGCAAAGAGATTGCCAGCTTCACCGTTACAACCGACGTAGACTCCAAAGTAATGGCCCAGATACAGGAAAAAGTAGTGAACGGCACTAACGTAGCGCCGGGCATGTATGCAGCAGCAGCTTCGTATTACCTGAGCGCCAACAAAGACATGAAACAGGCACTGGAGTGGATAAAGAAAGCCAATACCAACGACCCTAAATTCTGGAACCTCCATGCACAGGCTAAAATTCAGGCTAACTTAAAAGACTATAAAGGTGCCATAAAAACCGCAGAGCAGTCTATAGAACTAGCCAAGAAGGAAAACAACCCGGAATATGTACGTATGAATGAACAGGCCATTGCAGAGTGGAAAAAAATGAAGTAA
- a CDS encoding class I SAM-dependent methyltransferase: MPANTDSGFNRVASFYDPLARLVYGSALQDAQSWLIPFIPHGAAILVIGGGSGWLLEKLLQHTSPQHILYLEASEKMLQMARQRNQHQTIVEFRQGTDADLHPGEQFDVVITPFILDLFPEKRLTQLMQRLYAVLIPEGVWLFADFCPVQQKPPFWQKLLAKSMYLFFGILSDVKAKQLPDYKTQFSELNLQEQATKSFNKGFVQAKVFRKV; the protein is encoded by the coding sequence TTGCCCGCAAACACAGATAGCGGTTTTAACCGTGTAGCATCCTTTTACGACCCGCTGGCCCGACTGGTGTACGGTTCAGCATTACAGGATGCACAAAGCTGGCTTATTCCTTTTATACCCCATGGCGCTGCTATACTTGTTATTGGTGGCGGTAGCGGCTGGCTCCTGGAAAAGCTGCTTCAGCACACATCCCCACAACATATTTTATACCTCGAAGCATCCGAAAAAATGCTGCAAATGGCCAGGCAGCGAAATCAGCATCAAACTATAGTTGAGTTCAGGCAAGGCACAGACGCAGACCTACACCCAGGTGAGCAGTTTGATGTGGTTATCACCCCGTTTATACTTGACCTCTTTCCGGAAAAAAGACTTACCCAACTTATGCAACGGCTGTATGCTGTCTTAATCCCTGAAGGTGTTTGGTTATTCGCTGATTTCTGTCCGGTACAGCAAAAACCACCTTTCTGGCAAAAGCTGCTCGCTAAAAGCATGTACCTGTTCTTCGGAATTTTGAGTGATGTGAAAGCAAAACAGCTGCCTGATTACAAAACCCAATTCAGCGAACTGAACTTACAGGAGCAGGCCACCAAGTCGTTTAATAAAGGCTTCGTGCAGGCTAAGGTTTTCAGGAAGGTATAG
- a CDS encoding M61 family metallopeptidase encodes MASPLVAQQKVAYTLSFPNAVHHEAQVSVTFSGIATDTLKVQMSRSSPGRYALHEFAKNVYNVKAANSQGKALKVWKATPHQWNIVGHQGTATITYILFGDHADGTYAGIDETHAHLNMPATLMHAIGFEKAPAQVTFNTPQGSNWKVATQLKHEQGNTYSAPHFQYLMDSPTELSNFDLAEWAIRDKGKDKTIQVTLHHTGTKEQFNEYVQKTKQIVAEQRAVFGELPDFDFGRYTFIGCYMPHAIGDGMEHRNSTIVTSSQPLAKAMNGLLNTVSHEFFHAWNVERIRPKSLEPFNFQEANMSEALWLAEGFTSYYGDLIMPRSGAFNTKAYLDNLAADLNYVLLSPGRQYHSLVEMSQQAPFVDAARSVDPVNRHNTFISYYTYGSMLGLALDLTLRRDYNKTLDDYMKALWRKYGQPEKPYTLKDLQETLAEVSGDKAWAEKVFRDYVNGTELPDYEPLLAQAGLALRKAQPGVALLGLGGLEYTKNGVMLTSGTTVTSPAYKAGLNRTDIIQTLDGKKIRSEKDLDKVLANHKSGDTIPVTYISRGTTHNATITMAEVPTLEIALYENIGKALTPAMQQFRNSWIGPKAKE; translated from the coding sequence ATGGCATCCCCTTTAGTGGCACAGCAGAAAGTTGCCTATACTTTGTCGTTCCCGAATGCAGTGCACCACGAAGCGCAGGTTAGTGTTACTTTTTCGGGTATCGCTACTGATACCCTGAAAGTACAGATGAGCCGAAGCTCGCCGGGGCGCTATGCATTGCACGAGTTTGCCAAGAACGTGTATAATGTAAAGGCTGCCAACAGCCAGGGCAAAGCGCTTAAAGTATGGAAAGCCACACCGCACCAGTGGAACATTGTAGGTCATCAGGGTACAGCAACTATAACCTATATTTTGTTCGGAGATCATGCTGACGGCACTTATGCAGGAATAGACGAAACCCACGCCCACCTGAACATGCCAGCTACTCTAATGCATGCCATAGGATTTGAGAAAGCCCCGGCCCAGGTAACGTTTAATACCCCTCAGGGCAGCAACTGGAAAGTAGCCACACAATTAAAGCACGAGCAAGGCAATACCTATTCGGCACCACATTTCCAGTACCTAATGGATAGCCCGACCGAGCTAAGCAACTTTGATCTGGCCGAATGGGCCATCCGTGATAAAGGAAAAGACAAGACCATACAAGTAACCCTGCACCATACCGGCACTAAAGAGCAATTTAACGAGTATGTGCAGAAGACAAAACAGATAGTAGCGGAGCAGCGTGCCGTTTTTGGTGAACTACCGGACTTTGATTTTGGGCGTTATACCTTTATAGGCTGCTACATGCCACACGCTATCGGTGATGGCATGGAACACCGGAATTCAACTATAGTTACCAGTTCGCAGCCGCTTGCCAAAGCCATGAACGGCCTGCTGAACACGGTTTCGCATGAGTTTTTCCATGCCTGGAACGTGGAGCGCATCCGACCGAAAAGCCTGGAACCGTTTAACTTTCAGGAAGCAAATATGAGCGAAGCACTTTGGCTGGCCGAAGGTTTTACCAGCTACTACGGCGACCTAATTATGCCCCGAAGCGGAGCTTTCAATACCAAAGCGTACCTCGATAACCTGGCTGCCGACCTGAATTATGTATTGCTCTCGCCGGGCCGCCAGTACCATAGTTTGGTAGAGATGAGCCAGCAGGCACCGTTTGTTGATGCCGCCCGCTCCGTTGATCCTGTGAACCGCCACAACACCTTTATCTCCTACTATACTTACGGCAGCATGCTGGGCTTGGCGTTAGACCTTACCCTACGCCGGGACTATAACAAAACGCTGGATGATTATATGAAGGCACTCTGGCGCAAGTATGGACAGCCAGAAAAACCCTATACTTTAAAAGATCTCCAGGAAACCTTAGCAGAAGTGAGCGGCGACAAAGCCTGGGCAGAAAAGGTATTCAGAGATTATGTAAATGGTACCGAATTACCGGATTACGAACCATTGCTGGCACAGGCTGGCCTAGCACTTCGCAAAGCACAACCGGGGGTGGCTTTACTGGGTCTGGGCGGACTAGAATACACCAAAAATGGCGTTATGCTTACCTCCGGCACCACCGTTACATCTCCGGCTTACAAAGCTGGCCTGAACCGTACCGATATCATCCAGACACTAGACGGAAAAAAGATCAGAAGCGAAAAAGACTTGGATAAAGTTCTGGCGAACCATAAATCCGGCGACACCATACCTGTAACCTACATCAGCCGCGGCACTACCCATAATGCAACTATAACTATGGCTGAAGTACCTACGCTTGAAATTGCTTTGTATGAGAACATTGGTAAAGCGCTGACACCGGCCATGCAGCAGTTCAGAAACAGCTGGATTGGCCCTAAAGCCAAAGAGTAA
- a CDS encoding phosphatase PAP2 family protein — MIKSFYKKMMASVALFTLELVFVWLLFIACVVVFFYISSQIMQGDELGVDDAAFDFAASIANPSLNNFIKFITFFASRQFLTPAALLLVAYFVFIRKHRWYSLKVPVVALGSITLNVVLKYFFDRPRPIVPMVEAHGLSFPSGHTMVAASFYGLLIYLVWHNVKPPVLRYTLIAFLSVFVIFIGFSRVYLRVHYATDVLAGFAAGFMWVVIGIWILRRIERYSRKEITPVLMDDPMVKK; from the coding sequence ATGATTAAGAGTTTCTATAAAAAAATGATGGCGAGTGTAGCGTTGTTTACACTGGAGCTGGTTTTTGTCTGGCTGCTGTTTATAGCATGCGTAGTAGTGTTCTTTTACATAAGCAGTCAGATTATGCAGGGAGACGAACTTGGAGTGGACGACGCCGCATTTGATTTTGCAGCAAGTATAGCCAACCCCAGTCTTAATAATTTTATAAAGTTTATAACCTTTTTTGCATCGCGGCAATTTCTTACGCCGGCGGCCCTGCTGTTGGTAGCGTATTTTGTGTTTATCCGGAAGCACCGCTGGTATTCGCTGAAAGTGCCTGTGGTAGCCCTGGGAAGTATAACTCTGAACGTGGTACTCAAGTACTTTTTCGACAGGCCTCGCCCGATTGTGCCGATGGTAGAAGCGCATGGGCTTAGTTTCCCGAGCGGGCATACCATGGTGGCGGCATCCTTTTACGGACTCCTGATCTACCTGGTGTGGCATAATGTAAAACCGCCTGTATTGCGTTATACTTTAATCGCTTTTTTATCGGTCTTCGTGATATTTATTGGGTTTAGCCGGGTATACCTGCGGGTGCATTATGCCACTGATGTGCTGGCTGGTTTTGCTGCCGGCTTTATGTGGGTGGTAATTGGCATCTGGATTCTTAGACGAATAGAGCGGTATTCTCGTAAAGAAATTACCCCGGTGCTGATGGATGATCCGATGGTTAAAAAATAA
- a CDS encoding CinA family protein, translating to MTQTELTELVTALRDNNLTIAFAESTTAGMLASEFVKAKGSSDVLKGSLVVYQPEVKIKLLNVRQETLDLYTAESQQVTNEMVMGLKKLLNADINVAVTGLAGGGGSETDEKPVGTIFVSFLYDGKAEEFREVFDGNTQAIRKKTVDYIFEKLKGVLEQHYDR from the coding sequence ATGACACAAACTGAACTGACAGAACTGGTAACTGCCCTGAGAGATAATAACCTGACCATTGCTTTTGCTGAGAGCACTACTGCCGGCATGCTGGCATCTGAGTTTGTAAAGGCCAAAGGCAGCAGCGATGTACTGAAAGGCAGCCTGGTAGTGTACCAGCCCGAAGTAAAAATCAAGCTGCTGAACGTGCGTCAGGAAACCCTGGACCTGTATACAGCCGAATCGCAGCAGGTAACCAACGAAATGGTAATGGGCCTGAAAAAGTTGTTGAATGCTGATATAAATGTAGCTGTGACCGGCCTGGCGGGTGGTGGTGGCTCCGAAACCGACGAAAAGCCTGTGGGTACCATATTTGTTTCTTTCCTGTATGATGGCAAAGCAGAAGAGTTCAGGGAGGTGTTTGACGGCAATACACAGGCTATCCGAAAAAAAACAGTAGATTACATTTTCGAAAAGCTTAAAGGTGTGCTCGAGCAACACTACGACCGCTAA